The sequence GAAAATACTCCTTCCCTTGACAAGGGAAGGAAGGGATGGATTTTCCTTTTCATCTTTTTTCATCTAAGTTTTTGACACTACTTCTTTTTACTATCAAAATTACATTTACTTTTTGTTTATTATAATACTGGATTTTTCAAAAAATGGCAAGTTAATTGAGTAAGTTTTTAAAAACTTTACTAAATTTTTATACCATTGTTAATATCAGGAAAGAAGGGTTATTTCATCTTTTTCAAATTTTGGGAAGGGAATAAACCTTTCTTTCTTTTTGATAAAAACGCCAGAACCTTTTTCGCCTATTTCTCCAATTATTTCAAATTTGATTTTTCTTTTTTTAAACACTTTTTTCATTTTTTCAACTTCTTTCCTTTCAGTTATTCCAATAATACAACCAGAAGATATTATTCCTGTAACATTTAGATTAAAAATTTTACATAATTTACATGCAGGTGGATAAAAGGGGATTTTTTCAAATAAAACAATAATTTTATGTCCAGAAACACTTGAAAGTTCATAAAGAGCGGTTGAAATTCCACCTTCTGTTGGGTCATGCATCAATTTAATTTTGAAATTTTCCCATAGAAATTTACATTCTTCACTTATTCCTATTCCAGGGTTTTTAATTGAATTTTTGACTTTTTCAAGATATTTTTCACTGAAAATTTTTTTTAAATAGTCATATTTTTCTCTTACAATTATTGATGCACCTTCAATCCCAACTTCTTTTAAAATAAATACAATATCTCCTTTTTTTATTTTTTCATTTTTTTGTTTTTTTATTGGTGTGCCAAGCATAAAACCAATAGAAATTATTGATTTAACATTTGGAGTAATTTCTGTATGTCCGCCTATCCATTTTATTTTATGTTTTTTACATTCATTAGAAATTTGAGAAAAAATATCTTCAATTTCAAGAAAACTTATATTTTGTGGAAAAATAATTGTTGAAAGAAAGTAATCTGGGTTTCCACCAGCAACAGAAATATCATTACTATTTATATTTATAAGGTAAGTGCCAATATCTTTCCCAACAAGAATAATTGGGTCTGTTTTAGCATAAATTGTATTGTTTTTTATTTTGAAAATTGAAGCATCAACTCCTATTCCAGAACTTTTAATAATATCTTTCCCTTTATATGTATATCTGGTAAGAAGGTATTCAAGAAGAGAAAGAGGCAATTTCCCTTTTTGAAATTTTCTTATGCCACAAAGATATTCAATTTCTTTTCCACTTTCAAATGTAATATCAGGCATTTCTTTTCCAAAATATTCAAATTTCCCATCTCTAACAATACCACATGTCAAAATACCTGCTTTCCTACCACATAAAATGTCAAAATAATGGTCTCCAACAATTATTGTGTTTTCTTTTTTTACTCCTAATTTTTCAATTGCTTTTTCTAAATGATATGGAGATGGCTTTACTTTTTCTACATCATCTCTTGTTAAAAAAACATCATAAGGAATTGAGAATTTTTTTACAACTATTTCAGTTGCTTTCCTGCAATTCCTGGTGATTATCCCAATTTTTATTCCTTTTGTTTTTAATTTTTTAATAAGAGTCAGTATGTCTTTATAAGGAACTGCATTTTTCATTCCTTTTATTTCTTCTTCAATTATTATTTTTTCACTTTCTCGTTTGAATTCAGTTATATTTTTGTTTTCTTTATTATTTTTTTGTACTTCTTTGATTAGTTCAAGTGCAGGAAGATTTTTAGACGGAGGTTTTAAGTTATATTTTATACATAATTCAATTATTCTTCTTTTCATATTTCCAAAATCAATAAAACTATGAATAATAGTTCCATCAAAGTCAAAAACTACTCCATTAATTTTTCTCATCCTTTATTTCAATATTTTGCGGAATTATCAGGATTAAAAATTTCAAATATTATTACTTTCCTGTTTTTATCAAAACCAACATAAAAATCATTGTAAAACCAAACCTCCATCATTTCACTTTCAGAGATGTATTTTCCATAAGGATTGCCCAATATTTTTTCAACCTGTTTATCATCCATTCCATAAGTTATTTTTTTCTCTAATTCTGCACTTTTTCCTTCTTCGGTTAAATCAGATGTATTTTTGATAATTTCTGCTTTACCTTCTGGGTTAAATAATTTTTTTTCTTTCTTTTTGGTTGGACAGTTTTCTTTAATTATTGAACATCCCGAAAGGAAAATAAACATTAAAAAAATCCAAATAAAATTTTTCATCTTTCCCTCCATTTTTTGTATTTTCTTGATTTGTTTTATAATATCATAAAAAATGGAAAAAGAATATATTTCCCCGACAAAAGTTTGTGATATTGAGAATGTTGATTTAAAAATGAGAAGTGAGATTCTTACAAAAAATATCAATACCTTAGAAGAGAAAGCAATAAATATATTCAATTTTGTAAGAGAACAGGTTAAATACGGATTTGATTATCCTTATACAAAAGCATCTGAAACATTGAAAAAAGGATATGGAAATTGTTTCAATAAATCAAGTTTACAGATTTCTCTTTTAAGATGTGCAGAAATTTACTCCGGATATATTGTCTATCTTATTAAAAAAGATATCTTTAAACCAATTGTTCCACCTGATATTTACCAGTTGATTTCTGAATCAACAATTCATGTCTCAACTGTTGTATATCTTAATAATACATGGGTTGAATGTGATGCAACTATTGATTATCAACTTTATAATGCTGTATATAAAAATTCTGGTCTGGAATATGAACAATGGGATGGCAAAAAAAATTTAACAATCAGTCATGACTTTATTATTGAACAACAAGGAATATATTCAAATATTGACCTTTTTCTACTTAATCCACCAAAATTCTGGACAGATGAACTTTTTCAAAAAGCAAACGAATATCTAAATAAAATTAGAGGGTTGCTTTAAAATAACTTTAATGGGGGAAAAAATGAAATGCGAAATTAAAATCGGGAAAAAAAGGAAAGGAATAGTAAATAAAAATATATATGGACACTTTATTGAACATCTTAAAAGATGTATATATGGCGGAATTTATGAAGAAAATAGTTCTTTNNNNNNNNNNNNNNNNNNNNNNNNNNNNNNNNNNNNNNNNNNNNNNNNNNNNNNNNNNNNNNNNNNNNNNNNNNNNNNNNNNNNNNNNNNNNNNNNNNNNAAATGTTCTTGGAGCAATACAGACAAAAGGGAAAGGGGTTATTTTAACACCAATTTATTATGCATTTTACCTTTATTCTAACAATACAGGTGATTTTCTTCTTGATAGTGAAGTTAAAGTTGAAAAATATAATTTCCAGTATAGAAATGAAAAAATTGAAAATGTCCCATTTATTGATGTTTCTGCAACTGAAGACGAAAAAAACATTTATGTTGCAGTTATAAATAGGAATACAGAAAAAGTTGATGGGAAAATAGAAATTGAAAATAATTTTAAGAAAGAAGGGAAAATTTTAACTATGACAGGAAATTCACCAGAAGCAATAAACACAACAGAGAAACAAGAAGTAGAAATTATGGAAGAAAATTTTAAAAAATTTTCAGATAAATTAAATTATTCTTTCTTACCTTACTCTACTACAATTTTAAAAATAGAAAAAAATGGATAAAGAAATTGAAAAGAAACTTTTATCATTTGACGATAAAGAAAGAAAAGCAGGTCTTTATCTTTTGAAAAAGAAAATTGAAGAAGGAGATATAAAAAAAATAAATATAAAACCATATTTAAATCTTCATATACACTCTTTCCACTCATTTAACTATAAGAACTGGTCTCCATCAAGAATTGTCTTTGAGGCATGGATAAATAATTTAGAATATGTCGGAGTTGTTGATTTTGATACAATTATTGCAATTGAAGAGACACTTTTATCAGGAGAAATTTTAAATACAAAGGTTGTAAGTGGTTTTGAATCAAGGGTATTTTTACCTGAACTTAAAGACAAAGTTATAAATTCTCCTGAAGAACCTGGTATTTATTATTTGTGTGGGAAAGGATTTAAAAAGGCAATTGATGATAATTCAGAAGAAGGAAAGTTTTTTAATAAGTTAAAAGAAATTGCCCAAAAGAGAAATAAAAAAGTTATTGAAAAACTTAATAACTTTCTTGTAGATATTAAAATTGATTATGAAAAAAACCTTCTTCCATTAACCCCATCTAACAATCCAACAGAAAGACATATAATTTTTGCTTACATAAGAAAATCAGAAGAAATTTTTGGAGAAAAAGTTGATGATTTTTGGGCAGGAATTCTTAAAGTTGATAAAAAAAATATTGGAATTTTGAGAAAAGAAAAACAACATGACTTTCAAGAAATTTTGAGAAAAAAACTTATAAAATTTGGTGGACCCGGTTATATAAAACCAGAAGTAGAAAATTTTCCTCTGTTTGATGAAGTTGTTAAAATGACAGAAAAAGTTGGTGGTATTCCAATAGGAACATGGCTGGATGGAACAAACCAAGGAGAAGAAAACCCAGAAAATTTAATTGAACTTATGAAAAACAAAGGAATAAAAGGAATAACAATAATACCTGAAAGAAATTGGAATATAAAGGACCCTGATGAAAGAAAAATTAAAATAGAAAAACTAATTGACTTTTTAGAAGTATGCAAAAAAATGAATATGCCTGTTATATGTGGAACTGAAATGAACAAATTTGGGCAGCCATTTA comes from bacterium and encodes:
- a CDS encoding alpha-L-arabinofuranosidase C-terminal domain-containing protein, whose product is NVLGAIQTKGKGVILTPIYYAFYLYSNNTGDFLLDSEVKVEKYNFQYRNEKIENVPFIDVSATEDEKNIYVAVINRNTEKVDGKIEIENNFKKEGKILTMTGNSPEAINTTEKQEVEIMEENFKKFSDKLNYSFLPYSTTILKIEKNG
- a CDS encoding transglutaminase family protein, with translation MEKEYISPTKVCDIENVDLKMRSEILTKNINTLEEKAINIFNFVREQVKYGFDYPYTKASETLKKGYGNCFNKSSLQISLLRCAEIYSGYIVYLIKKDIFKPIVPPDIYQLISESTIHVSTVVYLNNTWVECDATIDYQLYNAVYKNSGLEYEQWDGKKNLTISHDFIIEQQGIYSNIDLFLLNPPKFWTDELFQKANEYLNKIRGLL
- a CDS encoding HAD-IA family hydrolase codes for the protein MRKINGVVFDFDGTIIHSFIDFGNMKRRIIELCIKYNLKPPSKNLPALELIKEVQKNNKENKNITEFKRESEKIIIEEEIKGMKNAVPYKDILTLIKKLKTKGIKIGIITRNCRKATEIVVKKFSIPYDVFLTRDDVEKVKPSPYHLEKAIEKLGVKKENTIIVGDHYFDILCGRKAGILTCGIVRDGKFEYFGKEMPDITFESGKEIEYLCGIRKFQKGKLPLSLLEYLLTRYTYKGKDIIKSSGIGVDASIFKIKNNTIYAKTDPIILVGKDIGTYLININSNDISVAGGNPDYFLSTIIFPQNISFLEIEDIFSQISNECKKHKIKWIGGHTEITPNVKSIISIGFMLGTPIKKQKNEKIKKGDIVFILKEVGIEGASIIVREKYDYLKKIFSEKYLEKVKNSIKNPGIGISEECKFLWENFKIKLMHDPTEGGISTALYELSSVSGHKIIVLFEKIPFYPPACKLCKIFNLNVTGIISSGCIIGITERKEVEKMKKVFKKRKIKFEIIGEIGEKGSGVFIKKKERFIPFPKFEKDEITLLS